A window of Patescibacteria group bacterium contains these coding sequences:
- a CDS encoding methyltransferase domain-containing protein translates to MKYFFILGNNPALSAAEIISVLRPEKDARLAAGNVLLLENPATDAAKLIKRLGGTIKIGVIAATVDRHNNEAIKTAILKIIEDDLSERGETNKYRFGLSLYGQSKLPVFPIGLAVKKILKQKGVSCRLVTSKEKTLSSVVVEQNIISKRGIEIVLIEDGGQMHLGYTEAVQPFKELSFRDFGRPKRDDQSGMIPPKLAQIMLNLSGKIDGGRSLDVTHPVPQTHPGCEAQPPLPRGEAGHPSREGTSLLDPFCGSGTILMEAALMGVKNLIGSDISEKAISDTKKNFAWLGEKISNIKYQISNIKLFDIPAAEISQKVAANSIDAIVTEPYLGPQRGHIDPIKTKIELEKLYSAALAEFKKILKPDGRVVMIFPVRTEGERPDWHFINPNLDGWQVINPLPENLRQNLHATRRGTIVYGRSGQKVWREIVILDKKPKSF, encoded by the coding sequence ATGAAATACTTCTTTATTTTAGGCAATAATCCAGCCCTGTCGGCCGCCGAAATTATCTCGGTCTTAAGGCCGGAAAAAGATGCCCGCTTGGCGGCCGGCAATGTTTTGCTTTTGGAAAATCCAGCCACCGATGCCGCGAAACTCATCAAGCGCTTAGGCGGAACGATAAAGATCGGAGTCATTGCCGCGACAGTCGACCGCCATAATAACGAGGCGATCAAAACGGCTATCTTAAAGATCATCGAGGATGATCTTTCCGAGCGCGGTGAAACGAATAAATATCGTTTCGGCCTTTCTCTTTATGGCCAGAGCAAGCTGCCGGTATTCCCGATCGGCCTCGCTGTCAAAAAAATCCTTAAGCAGAAGGGGGTGAGCTGCCGCCTGGTGACCAGCAAAGAAAAAACTTTATCGAGCGTCGTCGTCGAACAAAACATCATCTCTAAGCGGGGGATCGAGATCGTCTTGATCGAGGATGGCGGCCAGATGCACCTGGGTTACACCGAAGCGGTCCAGCCGTTCAAAGAATTGTCTTTCCGCGATTTTGGCCGGCCCAAACGCGACGACCAATCAGGGATGATCCCGCCGAAATTGGCGCAAATTATGCTGAATCTTTCGGGGAAAATAGACGGCGGGCGCTCGCTCGACGTAACACACCCCGTCCCGCAAACCCACCCCGGTTGCGAGGCGCAACCACCCCTCCCAAGAGGGGAAGCGGGCCACCCCTCTCGAGAGGGGACTTCATTATTAGATCCGTTTTGCGGGTCGGGAACGATTCTGATGGAAGCGGCGTTGATGGGAGTAAAAAATTTAATTGGTTCGGACATTTCCGAAAAAGCAATCTCCGACACGAAGAAAAACTTCGCCTGGCTCGGAGAAAAAATATCAAATATCAAATATCAAATATCCAATATCAAATTATTTGATATTCCTGCGGCAGAGATTTCCCAAAAGGTTGCCGCAAATTCAATCGACGCGATTGTCACCGAACCGTATCTTGGGCCGCAGCGCGGCCACATCGATCCGATAAAAACAAAAATTGAACTGGAAAAATTATATTCCGCAGCCTTGGCTGAATTTAAAAAAATATTGAAACCTGATGGCCGCGTCGTGATGATCTTCCCGGTCAGAACCGAAGGCGAACGGCCGGATTGGCATTTTATAAATCCAAATCTGGACGGCTGGCAAGTGATCAATCCTTTGCCGGAAAATTTGCGGCAAAATCTCCACGCCACCCGCCGCGGTACGATTGTCTATGGCCGAAGCGGCCAAAAAGTCTGGCGGGAAATAGTCATCCTTGACAAAAAACCAAAATCTTTCTAA
- a CDS encoding ankyrin repeat domain-containing protein, with translation MDINAEKKHGWTALIKAAAKGQVATAEQLIARGADVNASDYDGRTALIWAAIKGRTKTAELLIKKGADIEAADYDGWTMLKWAIKEDRTKIVELLIEKGVDVNAEIPMRETPLTWAATSGRTATARLLIEKGADIEAKDYCGYTPLMLAIDSNRTATAKMLIEKGADVSAKDYRDLTVLMLAAECDQRGIIKRLIKKGADINYKRPDGWTALMSAAMSGCPATVALLIKKNAG, from the coding sequence ATGGATATTAACGCTGAAAAAAAACACGGCTGGACTGCGCTTATCAAGGCGGCGGCAAAAGGCCAGGTGGCAACGGCCGAGCAGCTCATCGCCCGGGGAGCGGATGTTAACGCCTCCGATTATGACGGACGGACGGCACTGATCTGGGCGGCAATAAAAGGCCGAACAAAAACGGCCGAACTGCTTATCAAAAAGGGCGCTGATATCGAAGCCGCGGATTACGACGGCTGGACCATGCTAAAGTGGGCGATAAAAGAAGATCGGACAAAAATAGTCGAACTGTTGATTGAAAAAGGCGTGGACGTCAATGCTGAAATTCCGATGCGCGAAACGCCATTAACCTGGGCGGCAACCAGCGGCCGAACGGCTACGGCCAGACTGCTGATCGAGAAAGGCGCTGATATCGAAGCCAAAGACTATTGTGGTTATACGCCGCTGATGTTGGCAATTGACAGTAACCGAACGGCTACGGCCAAAATGCTAATTGAGAAAGGCGCGGATGTAAGCGCCAAAGACTATCGGGATTTAACCGTACTGATGCTGGCGGCGGAATGCGACCAAAGAGGGATAATCAAACGGCTGATCAAGAAAGGCGCCGATATCAATTATAAAAGGCCTGACGGCTGGACGGCGTTGATGAGCGCGGCAATGAGCGGTTGCCCGGCTACTGTCGCGCTGCTTATTAAAAAAAACGCGGG